The Agromyces mariniharenae genome includes a window with the following:
- a CDS encoding ABC transporter permease: MPRDTLLEAPVAAPAATDHDDLRSLEAGLDRLQTTPERRASAWRRFTTSVLPPILFVAVLVAAWQLYIVIAQPRPDIVPAPADVVNAISAAWESGRLQLAITTSLERGILGFLIAIAVGTPLGLLLAEVRPLRRAVGPIISGLQVLPSVAWVPAAIIWFGLSDATVYFVILMGAIPSIVNGLIAGVDQVPPQLRRVGTVLGARRWELATLVVLPAALPGYVAGLKQGWAFSWRSLMAAEIIAMGGTIGFGLGSMLQQTRELADLAGVLATILVILAIGILIELVAFAPLERRMLRRRGLLVERDR; this comes from the coding sequence ACGGACCACGACGACCTCCGCAGCCTGGAGGCCGGCCTCGACCGACTGCAGACCACCCCCGAGCGCCGCGCCAGCGCATGGCGCCGGTTCACGACCAGCGTGCTGCCGCCGATCCTGTTCGTGGCCGTGCTGGTCGCAGCGTGGCAGCTCTACATCGTGATCGCGCAGCCGCGTCCCGACATCGTGCCCGCACCGGCCGACGTCGTGAACGCGATCTCGGCGGCCTGGGAGTCGGGCCGGCTCCAGCTCGCGATCACCACCAGCCTCGAGCGCGGCATCCTCGGGTTCCTCATCGCGATCGCGGTCGGCACGCCGCTCGGCCTGCTGCTCGCCGAGGTCCGCCCGCTGCGGCGGGCCGTCGGACCGATCATCTCCGGCCTGCAGGTGCTCCCGTCGGTCGCCTGGGTGCCGGCCGCCATCATCTGGTTCGGGCTGTCGGACGCCACGGTGTACTTCGTCATCCTCATGGGCGCGATCCCGTCGATCGTGAACGGCCTCATCGCCGGCGTCGACCAGGTGCCGCCGCAGCTCCGCCGGGTCGGCACGGTGCTCGGCGCCCGCCGCTGGGAGCTCGCGACGCTCGTCGTCCTGCCCGCCGCACTGCCCGGGTACGTCGCCGGCCTCAAGCAGGGCTGGGCGTTCTCGTGGCGCTCGCTCATGGCCGCGGAGATCATCGCCATGGGCGGCACGATCGGCTTCGGCCTCGGCTCGATGCTCCAGCAGACGCGCGAGCTCGCCGACCTCGCGGGCGTGCTCGCGACGATCCTCGTGATCCTCGCGATCGGCATCCTCATCGAGCTCGTGGCCTTCGCCCCGCTCGAGCGACGGATGCTGCGCCGCCGCGGCCTGCTCGTGGAGCGGGACCGATGA